The sequence below is a genomic window from Desulfocurvibacter africanus subsp. africanus DSM 2603.
CCGTGCCGCGCACAACGATCCAGTGCTCGGCCCGGTGGTGGTGCATCTGCAAAGACAAGGTCGAGCCGGGATTGACCGTGATGCGCTTGACCTGAAAGCCCGAACCAAGATCAATGCCCTCGTAGGAGCCCCAGGGCCGATAGACCTTGCGGTGGATGGTCGCCTCGCTGCGCCCGGAGGCCTTGAGCGCGTCCACGATCTTTTTTACGTCCTGCACGCGGTCCTTGGCGGCCACGAGCACCGCGTCGGTGGTCTCGACGATGACCAGGTCGGAAACGCCCACCGTGGCCACCAGGCGGCCTTCGGCGCGCACGTAGGTGTCCTTGGTGTCATGCGTCAGGGCGTCTCCGGCCAGCACGTTGCCGCTTGCGTCCCGGCTGCCGATCTCCCACAG
It includes:
- a CDS encoding cupin domain-containing protein; this translates as LWEIGSRDASGNVLAGDALTHDTKDTYVRAEGRLVATVGVSDLVIVETTDAVLVAAKDRVQDVKKIVDALKASGRSEATIHRKVYRPWGSYEGIDLGSGFQVKRITVNPGSTLSLQMHHHRAEHWIVVRGTAKITRGDETLLLSEDQSTYIPLGTTHRLNNPGKIPLELIEVQTGSYLGEDDIVRMEDVYGRDKN